A single genomic interval of Pan paniscus chromosome 18, NHGRI_mPanPan1-v2.0_pri, whole genome shotgun sequence harbors:
- the LOC134729408 gene encoding BOS complex subunit NOMO3-like: protein MIHQPRALKVVGLQASTTVRVTNSNANAASPLIVAGYNVSGSVRSDGEPMKGVKFLLFSSLVTKEDVLGCNVSPVPGFQPQDESLVYLCYTVSREDGSFSFYSLPSGGYTVIPFYRGERITFDVAPSRLDFTVEHDSLKIEPVFHVMGFSVTGRVLNGPEGDGVPEAVVTLNNQIKVKS from the exons atgatccaccagcctcgggctctcaaagtggtgggattacag gcaagcaccacagTGCGTGTAACCAACTCCAATGCCAATGCGGCCAGTCCCCTCATAGTTGCTGGCTACAATGTGTCTGGCTCTGTCCGAAGTGATGGGGAGCCCATGAAAGGGGTgaagtttcttctcttttcttctttagtaacTAAAGAG GATGTCCTGGGCTGCAATGTCTCACCAGTGCCTGGGTTCCAGCCCCAAGACGAGAGTCTGGTGTATTTGTGCTACACGGTCTCCAGAGAAGATGGCTCGTTCTCTTTCTATTCCTTGCCAAGTGGGGGCTACACTGTG ATTCCGTTCTATCGAGGGGAGAGGATTACCTTTGATGTGGCGCCTTCCAGACTTGACTTCACAGTGGAGCATGACAGCCTGAAAATCGAG cCCGTGTTCCACGTCATGGGATTCTCTGTCACCGGGAGGGTCTTGAACGGACCCGAAGGAGATGGTGTTCCAGAAGCAGTAGTCACCCTGAATAACCAAATCAAAG ttaAAAGCTGA